In the Blautia coccoides genome, CTCTCAATGCCTTGTTCCCGGGCTATTCTACGGGATAACTCTCCGTAGGTAGTGACCTGACCATATGGAATCTCCATCAGTAGTTTCCATACCTTCTTTTGAAATTCACTGCCCGAAGGAGCCAGCTTCAATTCTCTGATTTTTGGCCTTTCCCCGGCGAAATAACGGTCCAGCCATTTTTTTGCCTGTATCAGAACCGGCAAATCCTGACATTTTTCCATTTCCTCTTTCACTGAGCCAAGATAATATTTTTGATTCTCGATCCAAAGTCCGGCCAAAGCGTCCTCTTTCGCCCCTATCATGATCCGCCCAACCGGCGAAATGTACTCCAAGGTGTATATCATACACGCTTCCTCCAATCTTTCGTATTCTCCTCACATGATTCCTGCCCTATCCTGCAGTCTCCCGGCACATGACCTGTTATACCGGAACCCCTTTATAGATGGGTAAATCCAGCCATTCTATTCCGGCTTTTTGACGGTTATCAGCACATAGGTATCATTGAAAATGATCTTGTTCCCGGCTTCCTTAACAGCACAATAAAGGCCGTTAAAAAACTCAGTCTTATGTGGATTGGGAATAACAATGTGATCACAATGGGTTCCGCAAAGACCGACATATTCTTCGGCAGTAAGTTCCCTCTTTCCATAATATTCACGTCTTTTCCAGTCCACATATCCGTATTTTATTGCATTTTCATATTGAAACCCGCCCTGCTCATATTTGATATCCGGTTTGAAATGTTCGTCATACACTTTCTGAATTCTGTTATACAGGGCTTCATTGGGAGCTTTATAATCTCCCTCAGTAAACATCATGGCTAAGATTCCTCCCGGGTTCAGCAGCTTTAGCGTTTTAGAGAACGCGGTTTCTTCAGGAATCCATTGGATCGCCGCAGCGGAATAGATCATATCGAATTTTTGTTCTGCAAAATCATAGGTGACAAAGTCATCATTGATAATTTCAAAATTGGAATAATGACCGTATTTCTGCT is a window encoding:
- a CDS encoding methylated-DNA--[protein]-cysteine S-methyltransferase; protein product: MIYTLEYISPVGRIMIGAKEDALAGLWIENQKYYLGSVKEEMEKCQDLPVLIQAKKWLDRYFAGERPKIRELKLAPSGSEFQKKVWKLLMEIPYGQVTTYGELSRRIAREQGIERMSAQAVGGAVGHNPISIIIPCHRVVGSNGSLTGYAGGIEKKIALLEHEGVSMEKFFVPKKGTAL
- a CDS encoding class I SAM-dependent methyltransferase, which encodes MEFRKIFDTIPEQFDQYRPRYSTELFSELIEYAHIGPNKSVLEIGPGTGQATSPILQTGCDYHAIELGEHLTQMMKQKYGHYSNFEIINDDFVTYDFAEQKFDMIYSAAAIQWIPEETAFSKTLKLLNPGGILAMMFTEGDYKAPNEALYNRIQKVYDEHFKPDIKYEQGGFQYENAIKYGYVDWKRREYYGKRELTAEEYVGLCGTHCDHIVIPNPHKTEFFNGLYCAVKEAGNKIIFNDTYVLITVKKPE